A part of Chitinophagales bacterium genomic DNA contains:
- a CDS encoding T9SS type A sorting domain-containing protein: MKSLFTLSSFLIFANLIFAQNQWVQKDSLQWVQKDSLPGNFGRHHPVTWAFEDTAYVLTGATNANPGGTKDFFMYTASDDSWEVLSDFPGPARSYAYGHAHQGKGYIGFGSNNFSIFNDLWEYDPQSGIWTELSSCPCAARNHPAFIAHKGKIYVGLGNNSGGNLKDWWVYDITTDSWGQLPSLPGPARHHPYHFAVGDSVYAGFGHGNGIFKDWYRYFPGDSSWRETTVTDTFPGQGRVAGTEFGHLDKGYVLSGDGDMHSRMDKGEFWEFDPETDEWTELTPHRGSGRWAPGSFVLGNTLYFLAGQDKQGNLRKDMWAYELPEPPEDSIPTGISELNHVAFKVYPNPAQNRIRLSSELPVNENFNIHIYNAQGQMLSNSTPKDNSVNISQLSSGVYFIIAENERGERRFSRFVKQ; this comes from the coding sequence ATGAAATCCCTATTCACCCTAAGCTCTTTTTTGATATTTGCAAACCTGATTTTTGCCCAAAACCAATGGGTTCAGAAAGACTCCCTCCAATGGGTTCAGAAAGACTCCCTTCCTGGAAATTTTGGAAGACACCACCCCGTAACCTGGGCTTTTGAAGATACGGCCTATGTATTGACAGGGGCTACAAATGCAAATCCAGGAGGAACCAAAGATTTTTTTATGTACACAGCATCTGATGATAGCTGGGAGGTTTTATCTGATTTCCCCGGTCCTGCAAGAAGTTATGCTTACGGACATGCACATCAGGGCAAAGGATATATTGGTTTTGGGTCAAATAATTTTAGCATTTTTAATGATCTGTGGGAATACGACCCTCAATCAGGCATCTGGACAGAATTGAGCTCTTGTCCCTGTGCCGCCCGAAATCATCCTGCATTTATTGCACATAAAGGAAAGATATATGTAGGGTTGGGTAACAATTCAGGAGGAAATCTTAAAGATTGGTGGGTATATGACATCACAACAGACAGCTGGGGGCAACTGCCATCTTTACCCGGTCCTGCAAGGCACCACCCTTATCACTTTGCGGTAGGAGACTCCGTTTATGCCGGATTTGGACATGGCAACGGCATATTTAAAGATTGGTACAGGTATTTCCCCGGAGACAGTTCCTGGAGAGAAACAACAGTTACAGATACTTTTCCAGGTCAAGGTCGTGTAGCTGGTACTGAGTTCGGGCATTTAGACAAGGGCTATGTTTTGAGTGGTGATGGCGACATGCACTCAAGAATGGACAAAGGTGAGTTTTGGGAATTTGATCCGGAAACTGACGAATGGACAGAACTTACACCACACCGGGGATCAGGGCGCTGGGCTCCGGGTTCTTTTGTGCTGGGCAATACGCTTTATTTCCTAGCCGGTCAAGACAAACAGGGAAATTTGAGAAAAGACATGTGGGCCTATGAATTGCCCGAGCCACCTGAAGATTCTATTCCAACTGGAATAAGTGAGCTTAATCATGTTGCTTTTAAGGTCTATCCAAACCCTGCACAAAACCGCATACGCTTATCCTCTGAACTTCCTGTAAATGAGAATTTTAATATTCATATTTACAATGCACAAGGGCAGATGTTGAGCAACTCTACTCCAAAAGACAATAGTGTAAACATTTCACAGCTTTCTTCCGGGGTTTATTTCATTATTGCAGAAAATGAAAGAGGAGAAAGAAGATTTTCCAGGTTTGTGAAGCAATAG